The Thalassophryne amazonica chromosome 18, fThaAma1.1, whole genome shotgun sequence DNA window AAATCTATTATAGAGACGAATCCTTCCAGTTCCTATAGTGTGAAACATATGGGATTGAATCCATCCATTAAATGTCACCACCCCCTAGATGGGATGTTAGACTGCTGGAGGTTACTCCCTAATCCCAGGCTGATACCCACTTACAGCTGCGCTGACTGGAACAATGCACACTTACTGCCTTGTCCAAGGCAGATTAACTCAAATAATTACTCCTTTGCCATTACTGGACAATTTTTGGTTGGGTTTAATGCAATACCTTAACCCTCAAGTGCATTTTATGACAACTGTATAAATGCAGCACAATTTCCAAAACCATTTTTGGCCCAGTCCAATAACGTCACACCACTCGCCACACGTGGGACTTGTAACCTACAGACTAGTCCAGAGTTCAATTCCAGATGCATCCACATCAGGTTACCAGTGTCCTTGGAGAAGACTTCTGTCAAAGTCTACCCAAAgttaatgggtaccagccttggctggggagtaaactgcaatagactggcatcacATCCAGGGGGATCTTGGATGCCATCTTCTAGGGACAACCACCAACACGATGATGCCCAGGACCTGTATCAGGCTTACGCTTTCAATAACATTTAAGCTTCTTTGGGTTAGGTCAAACCTTTGGATCCTTTCCAGGTTGAGTTCAACAGTCAAACTCTTCAGGCTGTTCGACGTCTGGTTCAGTAATCCCGTTTTCTGAGAGTCAGTAGGCTCCTTTCAGGTTGGGCATAATAGACTCATCTTTTAGATAGGCTTCAAGACTTGCCTCAATTAGTTCAGGGCTGAGTTACACCTTAAGTCTATTCTAGGTTGAGGCCACATACTCTCAGGTCACTCACTTAGACCAGTGGTTCTCAAACCGGTCCTCAAGTACCCCCTTACCTACACATTTTCGATCTCCTCCCACAAGCGGATTAACTCAGTCAGGTCTGTACTTGATTGGCtgcagagatggaaaatgtgtaagTTAGGCAACACCTGACGACCGGGTTGAGAACCAGACTTGCAGGTACTTTTCTTTCTGAGGTTTTCCTGCACTCGCTGTCCTCCCTAGAGTCCATGTGGTTGTTCATGACCCATAGATGCAACGATTCCGCTGGAGTTTCTCCTTCAGTATGGGGATCCACACCAATCCTACTACCACAAACATGAGTCCGACAGAGACACAGGCGGAGGCCACAGAGGGAGACACCTGTAGCAGCAGAAGCAGCACACCTACAGCAGCCATCACACCGCCCATCACCATCACTATGATTGGTTTGTGAAAGAAGGCCCAGGATGAGAGCTCGCCTGAGCCTCCAGGTGAGTCTGGACACAGGCTTCGAGTCCCAGAGTCTTCTGGAAATGTTTCTTCATTTGCATCCATGTCTGCTTGATAGTACGATCCAGAGAACATGTCTCTTGAAGTCTGGAAATTGGCAAACATGCAGTTCTCCAAGACGAGCGTGGGTCCTGGTCAGGTCGAGACTAAAACCAGCTTCAGCTGCACCCACTTTTGAGCATGAAGGAATGCTAAATAATGAAGCAGTTCATATTCTCTTGCTTCACTCATCGCTGTAATTCCAGATGGTCCACCACGCCCACACAACAGAGGGAGGGTATGTATCCGACAGAACCAGACCACTTGGTTGAAAGCACCCAAAACAAATATGTTGTGTAACATTAGACAATTTTGATGTACAAACATCAGTTTAACAGCTTCTTGCTTTTATAAAGCCTCCGACGCTCACTTTACTCCCAGTGTTATCCAAGCGAGCGGCAGCCGTTCAGGGTGGAGTATGTCGGCAACAACAGGCAAGTCACCTGATCCGGCTGACAGCAGAGTGTGTACAGCTCGCACGGCCATACCAATGACAAAACAAATCAACGTCGAAACATGTTTGACTTTAGAACCACACGGCTCTCAGCACTGGTGTTCATGAGCAGCAACATCTGAAACTcggcaacatgatttttttttgtacaggaaaTTTAAATTTGCCATTATTTCACCAAGACTGTATAAGTATGGACGCATGTACAAGTATGTACATTAGTGCAGATGCTTGTCTGAAATCTGCAGCATGAAGCTGATGAGTCTACGACTCGCCCTGGATGGGAATCCAGTCCAATTCTGGTTACTTCCCGAGGAAACACTGGTATCCACTTACAGCTGGgcctaaagccctggtcacaccaaataatgaacaacGAATAATGAGCCAAGTAGCGTGTGGGGTTTTTTGTACTCGAGCCAAGTCCAACAACTTTATATTCTGCTTTATTAAGACTAAACAAAATGAGCATCCTCTGAACTATGTGGGGCTAATTCATGTTCTAaattcatatttaaaaaaaaaaaaaaaaaaaaagtccatatcACGTGTGCCAAGTACAAGTGTCGCTCATCTTAATTTGGACACTTTTTGCTTGACTTTACTAATGTCCTTCTTTCCAGCTTTTTTGGTCAGTTTGTTCGAAGCTTTTGTTCTTTTCTTCATGGTGATGGATTTTGGGGCTTTTTCCCGCTGCTTCCTTTTGACCACCTTCAACAAAAAAGGAGGAGAGCGGGAGAAACAAAAATAAGTTCTTtgagctactttttttttttttttacctcttaaACCctggagtccccaaatttggggacttgccctgttttggaacatttgaacactcataactaaccaatgctgacaccaacatacacttattatacatcaaaacgtCAAGCAAAGTCTCCTTTACAAAcgcatccacttcaatcacatatcaactaaccacagctgaaacaccaagcaaataaagacaaattggaattcattttttgggacaaaaaacctaatttacccctaccaagtattatttactttcaattcttttcatccacaacatcccctacgacctgtcttttagctaatccaaacttttgcattgcatttgtatgGGTGTGCgagtttggtgaaataggctctaagggcttaaggggttaatattCTTGGATTCTTGTTAACCCTCAGAACCTTAATGATGCTCTCCTGCATCCCGTTCaacttttcttcacatttcttTTAATAGACCAAATCTTCACACAAACATATGCATCACAATCTGTAAGATGAGATTGTTCTGAAGATTTTGGTAGGCAACACATGGGGCATTATACCAAAAGAAAATATCTTAAAAGGGGACTTTTTCCCCAAATGTATGGTAAAAATCAAGAAGATATTCTCTGGGTTCTGGGGGTTAAAAAATCATATTAAAAGGAAAACAGAAACTGGACTCTTTCCTAATTAAAGTTGGGATGCAACGGTACAATCAGACTGCAGCTGAGTTTCTATCATGTTTACAAAGCTGACAAAATGTTCCTCACTTCTGTCTCTTCAGTACAAAATCAAAGGTAGAAAAAAGAAGCTGATCAAATGTTTGACTTCATTTTCAAGTTCTGTGATGTTTCTTAGAATTTGAGAACACTGAcatgttcaatttttttttgacTAAACTCCATGTCATACAGGGTACAGACACATTCTGTGAATCTGAACGTAAAACACGGGCAGCACATACCTCCAGTTTAGGCTTTTTCCTCGGCGTCTCTATGGGAACAAGCTGTGGGATGTCCTCCACCTCTTCCTGAACCTTCTGGCCCTCAGGAGTGGAGTCCATTTGTTTTACCATCTctaccttcttcttctttgctgctttttggcctccctctttCTGCCATCCACAAATGTGAGCTGAATTTTAAGATTATTCCGGTCAAAGTGACTCAGAGGAGAATCTGATTAGAAAATGAACTTGCCTCTTTCCGGGCCATCTGTGCTGCTTTCTGTGCCTCCTCCAGCAGGGTGAGGTGACTCAGGTCTGAGGTGTAGATGGGCAGAGCCGCTGACGTTACACTCTTTAGATGGATGAGCTTGATCGCCGGTCCTTTCTGCAAAATGGCATTTAAACGCTGCAGTTACGTAAACAGGAAGCCTTCTGTGTTTCACACAGAAAAAACCAAAAAACCAAAATCGTACTGGTATGAGTGGTACACCAGTGTGAATGCTCCATGACACGAacaacactgtaaacacagttaTAATAAGAACGCACACCAACAGCCATTAATGTTGACACAAATAAACATTAGCTTGTACCATATAAATAAAAGTGCTTTGGTTCAATTTGTTCTGGACAAGTTTTTTCATGAAAATCCACatcatatgattttttttttttttaatagaaattACGACTATAAAATGTCACAGGGTGCGGAGTTCACCCACATTGATGCTATATTCACTGTTCCTTTTAACCAACCTGAAGAAAGTTCAGGTCTCTGTGCTGTTCGACTCACCATCACTAGTTTGGCTACCACCATTTTGACGGCTTCCACAACGTTGTCCGTCACCTCGTCCGCAGTCATGCCGGAGTGGCCGACACGAGCCATGCTACAACACAGACACACCAAGCCGGCTTTAATATGTCAAAGAACTGCAAATGGTTTTCATTGTATTCACATTGGATGTGACTTTATTGTGTTTCAAGGTTGTAGAGACAGGCTCCACAGAAGAGGAGGTCCATCTGGATAGACCATGAATTTCTGTAGCACCAGCTTTGCCCGTACAAAACACTTCCCAGAATGTACAGGGTTGCATACTATGGTGCAAACAGTTTCTACAGAGGATTAAGTCATGCGGCTCTGAATAAAACAAAGATGAGGGAAAAGAGGATAAATCTCACCAGCAGGAACCTCTGTTGGAGACCTTCAAGCTGGTGCCCTGGAGGATTCTCTCGATGTCTCTGGCCAGATGTTTGCTCTGCAGGTTCACACACTGCGGCTCTCTGGTCCAGACAGAAACATGGTACAGCCAGTACACCAACAACCCAGCACAAAACCCAAAGTCTCCAAAGCCTGATTAGTGCAAGAACTAAAGCAGAAACTCCAGAAAGagacaaattatgtttaaagctGGTTTGGATTTAAGTTTTCTCTTTCCAGGCATTTCAATAATTGTGTTTATGACATCAGTGACTTATACACCCAGTTTCAACGATGAAGCCATGCAAGTTGCTGCTTTTTCGTTTAATAAAATCAGATACATTAAAATAAAGTGGCACCTTCAGTGATTCACTAGTTTCCAGACAAAACAAAGACATCAAAACACCTGTACAAAAAAGTTCCAACAGAGCAAAAATCACACCCACTTACACTGTATCACTGCTATTAGACTTTACCACTGGCAATAAAGACATAAACAGCATTCAATCTTACTTTTTCCTTTCATAGAAATGTTTTCCGAGGTGTGAGGGCAGCAGGCGCCTGATGTGGCTGTCAGATAGGAATTTGTCAAAGTTCCCCAACAGGCGGCGCTTGGCCTCATAAGGCTTGTACTCCGTCTTGAGGACTTTGTACGGGATAATCTATCAGAAACAGAGTCATAATTAACATTTATAAACAAATTCAGAGAGATTCTGGGTTTAACATAAAGCCATTCACTCACTGAACATGTGCCCAGTCCAGTGTGCCGCATACCCAACCAGTCCAATGAAGTCAGTCTTTCCCATCCACTGGTACAGTATTGTTTTGTGTCAATACTAGGGGTCAACCAATTATCGGCCAGGCTGATATTCAGCATTTTTGCGGATATCGATAACGGCCATTTATAGCGGACGATATGACGCTTTATTTTTCTCAGTGCTGCATGTAGTGAATCACTGGCTGCCAagttccccttcacacataaaaagAAACTATTATTGAGTGACTTTAGTACTCCACACTGTGTGCTGCAGCTGAGACACTCTGTCATCACCCAAAtccttcattaaataatccacAGCTCATCCTGTGTCCGTAGCTGCtgttacattcagaaattaacggtttattttacagattaaaggctTTATGTTTCCAATAAGATCCAGGAAGAGAGAAAGAGTCACTGATTCAGGCTTTGAACTAAACAAGGGGAGAGGGGAGGGAGACAGGGTAGGAGCAGGGGGGCCTTTACCCATTTTCACAAAACAAAAAGGTAATATTTTTCCATGGTAGTGTTTAAAAAACTGTACTCTTTACAAATGATCACATGATGAACAGCAGACTTTAGCGCTAAACTCATTAAAGCAGCTATGCACGATCATCTTTAGCACACAGCTTCATGTTTACGAAACCTGAAAGTGTGAAAAACTATGATTCA harbors:
- the rsl1d1 gene encoding ribosomal L1 domain-containing protein 1 gives rise to the protein MAAKREIAIDGSQVKKAVQALQAFLKSKSSSESLLLSDNEPISLLFTLWKIPKQPQFIRIPLPHSQRQATDEVCLFTRDEPNMTPDQTQRFYKKLLEERGVKSITEIIPYKVLKTEYKPYEAKRRLLGNFDKFLSDSHIRRLLPSHLGKHFYERKKEPQCVNLQSKHLARDIERILQGTSLKVSNRGSCCMARVGHSGMTADEVTDNVVEAVKMVVAKLVMKGPAIKLIHLKSVTSAALPIYTSDLSHLTLLEEAQKAAQMARKEKEGGQKAAKKKKVEMVKQMDSTPEGQKVQEEVEDIPQLVPIETPRKKPKLEVVKRKQREKAPKSITMKKRTKASNKLTKKAGKKDISKVKQKVSKLR